A window from Pseudomonas kribbensis encodes these proteins:
- a CDS encoding carbohydrate ABC transporter permease: protein MTLQQSRRLQSLLLGTLAWAIAIIIFFPIFWMVLTSFKTEIDAFATPPQLFFTPTLENYLHINERSDYFSFAWNSVVISFSATALCLLIAVPAAYSMAFYETQRTKGTLLWMLSTKMLPPVGVLMPIYLLAKSFGLLDTRIALIVIYTLINLPIVVWMVYTYFKDIPKDILEAARLDGATLAQEMLRVLLPIAKGGLASTVLLSLILCWNEAFWSLNLTSSKAAPLTALIASYSSPEGLFWAKLSAVSTLACAPILIFGWISQKQLVRGLSFGAVK, encoded by the coding sequence ATGACTCTTCAACAATCCCGCCGGCTGCAAAGCCTGCTGCTCGGCACGCTGGCCTGGGCCATCGCGATCATCATTTTCTTCCCGATCTTCTGGATGGTGCTGACCAGTTTCAAGACTGAAATCGACGCCTTCGCCACGCCACCGCAGCTGTTCTTCACGCCGACGCTGGAGAACTACCTGCACATCAACGAGCGCAGCGACTACTTCAGTTTCGCCTGGAACTCGGTAGTGATTTCCTTCAGCGCCACCGCCCTGTGCCTGCTGATCGCGGTGCCGGCGGCCTACTCGATGGCGTTCTACGAAACCCAGCGCACCAAAGGCACGCTGCTGTGGATGCTCTCCACCAAAATGCTGCCACCGGTGGGCGTGCTGATGCCGATCTACCTGCTGGCCAAGAGTTTCGGCCTGCTGGACACGCGCATCGCGCTGATCGTGATCTACACGCTGATCAACCTGCCGATCGTGGTCTGGATGGTTTACACCTACTTCAAGGACATCCCCAAAGACATCCTCGAAGCCGCCCGCCTCGACGGCGCCACCCTGGCTCAGGAAATGCTCCGCGTGTTGCTGCCGATCGCCAAGGGCGGCCTCGCCTCGACGGTGCTGCTGTCGCTGATCCTATGCTGGAACGAGGCGTTCTGGTCGCTGAACCTGACCTCGTCCAAAGCCGCGCCGCTGACCGCGTTGATCGCCTCCTACTCAAGCCCCGAAGGCTTGTTCTGGGCCAAGTTGTCGGCCGTGTCGACCCTGGCCTGCGCGCCAATCCTGATCTTCGGCTGGATCAGCCAGAAACAACTGGTGCGCGGCCTGTCGTTCGGCGCCGTCAAATAA
- a CDS encoding carbohydrate ABC transporter permease encodes MNTSTAKAHIDLSQPRRKNRVANPGWFLVSPSVALLLLWMIVPLGMTVYFSTIRYNLLDPGINEFVGLDNFTYFLTDSGFLPGATNTLLLVGSVLLISVVFGVLISALLEASEFFGRGIVRVMLISPFFIMPTVGALIWKNLIFHPVSGILAYLWKLFGAQPVDWLAHYPLLSIIIIVSWQWLPFAILILMTAMQSLDQEQKEAARLDGAGPVAIFWHLTLPHLARPIAVVVMIETIFLLSVFAEIFTTTNGGPGYASTNLAYLIYNQALVQFDVGMASAGGLIAVVIANIAAIILVRMIGKNLTDKA; translated from the coding sequence ATGAATACTTCAACTGCCAAAGCCCACATCGACCTGTCGCAACCCCGGCGCAAAAACCGCGTGGCCAATCCCGGCTGGTTTCTGGTCAGCCCTTCGGTGGCCCTGTTGCTGCTGTGGATGATCGTGCCGCTGGGCATGACCGTCTATTTCTCGACGATCCGCTACAACCTGCTCGACCCGGGCATCAACGAATTCGTCGGGCTGGATAACTTCACCTACTTTCTGACCGATTCGGGCTTCCTGCCCGGCGCCACTAACACCTTGTTGCTGGTGGGCAGTGTGTTGCTGATCAGCGTGGTGTTCGGCGTGTTGATCAGTGCGTTGCTGGAAGCCAGCGAGTTCTTCGGTCGCGGCATCGTGCGGGTGATGCTGATTTCGCCGTTTTTCATCATGCCCACAGTCGGTGCACTGATCTGGAAGAACCTGATCTTCCACCCGGTCTCCGGGATCCTCGCCTACCTCTGGAAGCTGTTCGGCGCGCAACCGGTGGACTGGCTGGCGCACTACCCGCTGCTGTCGATCATCATCATCGTGTCGTGGCAATGGCTGCCCTTCGCGATCCTGATCCTGATGACCGCCATGCAGTCCCTCGACCAGGAACAGAAAGAAGCCGCCCGCCTCGACGGCGCCGGCCCTGTCGCGATCTTCTGGCACCTGACCCTGCCGCATCTGGCGCGTCCGATCGCGGTGGTCGTCATGATCGAGACGATCTTCCTGCTGTCGGTGTTCGCCGAAATCTTCACCACCACCAACGGTGGCCCCGGCTATGCGTCGACCAACCTCGCGTACCTGATCTACAACCAGGCGCTGGTGCAGTTCGACGTCGGCATGGCCTCGGCCGGCGGCCTGATCGCCGTGGTCATCGCCAACATCGCCGCGATCATTCTGGTGCGGATGATTGGCAAAAACCTGACTGACAAAGCCTGA
- a CDS encoding ABC transporter substrate-binding protein, protein MQPTAKALLALTCMTLSSVSLGAQTLTIATVNNSDMIRMQKLSKTFETEHPDIKLNWVVLEENVLRQRLTTDIATQGGQFDVLTIGMYEAALWGAKGWLEPMKDLPASYALDDVFPSVREGLSVKGSLYALPFYAESSITYYRTDLFKDAGLTMPERPTWEQIAGFAEKLTNKDKEQYGICLRGKAGWGENMALITTVANAYGARWFDEQWKPEFSGPEWKNALNFYVDTMKKSGPPGASSNGFNENLALFNSGKCAIWVDASVAGSFVTDKTQSKVADHVGFTYAPHQVTDKGSAWLYSWALAIPTSSKAKDAAKEFSAWATSKEYGELVAKTDGIANVPPGTRASTYSEAYMSAAPFAKVTLESLKAADPSKPSLKPVPYIGIQLVTIPEFQGIGTQVGKLFSAALIGQTTVDQALAAAQQTTEREMKRAGYPK, encoded by the coding sequence ATGCAACCCACTGCAAAAGCTCTGCTTGCCCTCACCTGCATGACCCTCAGCAGCGTCAGCCTTGGCGCCCAGACTCTGACCATCGCCACCGTCAACAACAGCGACATGATCCGCATGCAAAAGCTCTCGAAAACCTTCGAGACCGAGCACCCGGACATCAAGTTGAACTGGGTCGTGCTGGAAGAAAACGTCCTGCGCCAGCGCCTGACCACCGACATCGCCACCCAGGGTGGTCAGTTCGACGTGTTGACCATCGGCATGTACGAAGCCGCACTCTGGGGCGCCAAGGGCTGGCTGGAGCCGATGAAGGATCTGCCGGCCAGCTACGCCCTCGACGATGTGTTCCCGTCGGTGCGTGAAGGCCTGTCGGTCAAGGGTTCGCTGTACGCCCTGCCGTTCTACGCCGAAAGCTCCATCACCTATTACCGCACCGACCTGTTCAAGGACGCCGGCCTGACCATGCCGGAGCGTCCGACCTGGGAGCAGATCGCCGGCTTCGCCGAAAAGCTCACCAACAAGGACAAGGAACAATACGGCATCTGCCTGCGCGGCAAAGCTGGCTGGGGCGAGAACATGGCGCTGATCACCACCGTGGCCAACGCCTACGGCGCACGCTGGTTCGATGAGCAGTGGAAACCCGAATTCAGCGGCCCGGAATGGAAGAACGCGCTGAACTTCTACGTCGACACCATGAAAAAATCCGGTCCACCGGGTGCCTCCAGCAACGGTTTCAACGAGAACCTCGCGCTGTTCAACAGCGGCAAATGCGCGATCTGGGTCGATGCCAGCGTCGCCGGCTCGTTCGTCACCGACAAGACCCAGAGCAAGGTCGCCGATCACGTCGGCTTCACCTACGCGCCACATCAGGTCACCGATAAAGGCTCGGCGTGGCTGTACTCGTGGGCGCTGGCGATTCCGACCAGCTCCAAGGCCAAGGATGCTGCCAAGGAGTTCAGCGCCTGGGCCACCTCCAAGGAGTACGGCGAACTGGTCGCCAAGACCGACGGCATCGCCAACGTACCGCCGGGCACTCGCGCCTCGACCTACAGCGAGGCTTACATGAGCGCAGCGCCGTTTGCCAAGGTGACGCTTGAATCGCTGAAAGCGGCTGATCCGAGCAAACCGAGCCTCAAGCCCGTGCCTTACATCGGCATTCAACTGGTGACCATTCCCGAGTTCCAGGGCATCGGCACCCAGGTCGGCAAGCTGTTCTCGGCGGCACTGATCGGCCAGACCACGGTCGACCAGGCCCTGGCCGCCGCGCAGCAAACCACCGAACGCGAGATGAAGCGCGCGGGTTATCCGAAGTAA
- a CDS encoding AraC family transcriptional regulator, with amino-acid sequence MTRTARVTDPSYELMDDHNGLSIIYRQHGFPCPLVRWHFHKEYELHLIVASSGKVFIGDYIGNFYPQTLFLTGPNLPHNWISQVAEDEVVEKRDMLVNFTDELFESGHQVFAELKTLAPLLERAQYGIEFRSPQTIRQAMTLMQRIADSSGITRLGHFFILMELLAACDDYQLLSGATTPQLADEHNIDRTNRAVDYIFAHYARELPLEEVAEHLGMKPTYFSRVFKQATGRNFIEFVNRLRISKSCELLADGDKPVTEVCFESGFNNISNFNRRFQQLKGMTPSHYRRLVVQRLTEQNHG; translated from the coding sequence ATGACCCGAACCGCCCGCGTGACCGACCCCTCTTATGAATTGATGGATGACCACAACGGGTTGTCCATCATCTATCGCCAGCACGGTTTCCCCTGCCCGCTGGTGCGCTGGCATTTCCACAAGGAATACGAACTGCATTTGATCGTGGCCAGTTCGGGCAAGGTGTTCATCGGCGACTACATCGGCAACTTCTACCCCCAGACACTGTTCCTCACCGGCCCCAACCTGCCGCACAACTGGATCAGCCAGGTGGCCGAAGACGAAGTGGTCGAGAAGCGCGACATGCTGGTCAACTTCACCGATGAACTGTTCGAAAGCGGTCATCAGGTATTCGCCGAACTCAAGACCCTGGCGCCGCTGCTTGAGCGCGCGCAATACGGCATCGAATTCCGCTCTCCGCAGACGATTCGTCAGGCCATGACCCTGATGCAACGCATTGCCGATTCAAGCGGCATCACCCGTCTCGGTCACTTTTTCATCCTGATGGAATTGTTGGCGGCCTGCGACGACTACCAACTGCTGTCCGGCGCAACCACCCCGCAACTGGCCGACGAACACAACATCGACCGCACCAACCGTGCGGTGGATTACATCTTCGCCCACTACGCCCGCGAACTGCCGCTAGAGGAAGTCGCCGAGCATCTGGGCATGAAACCCACCTATTTCAGCCGGGTGTTCAAGCAGGCCACGGGGCGCAATTTCATCGAGTTCGTCAATCGCCTGCGCATCAGCAAATCCTGCGAACTGCTGGCGGACGGTGACAAACCGGTGACCGAGGTGTGCTTCGAGTCGGGCTTCAACAACATTTCCAATTTCAACCGGCGCTTTCAGCAGCTCAAGGGCATGACGCCTTCCCATTATCGGCGGCTGGTGGTGCAGCGCCTGACCGAGCAGAACCACGGCTGA
- a CDS encoding glycosyltransferase, producing the protein MHQPATKVLVIGYVWPEPRSSAASGHVMQILETFLQQGWQITFASPAGVGEHPADLAELGIRTVPIELNNSSFDVFVSELAPDIVLFDQFMIEEQFGWRVEKHCPNALRVLETSDLQSLRHARHQRLKDRLKASDDANDFHELFAPALREEFELMADTDLAKREIAALYRCDLNLMISQVEIELLVQQFKLPPELLHWCPLMVKPSSAPAKPFEKRAHFLSIGNFRHAPNWDAVLWMKSAVWPLIREQLPKAQLHIYGAYTPPKAAALHNAAQGFHIMNWAEDALQVMSDARICLAPLRFGAGIKGKLIDAMLCGTPSVTTPIGAEGMHTDQPWPGAICRTAQDLANAAVELYRDEVRWQAAQSQGQALLNDVYPQAIHGPALINKLQECRQNIAQLRRQNFIGSMLRHHSHKSTQYMAQWIEAKNQNK; encoded by the coding sequence ATGCACCAGCCCGCAACCAAAGTCCTTGTCATTGGTTACGTCTGGCCGGAACCCCGCTCCTCGGCCGCGAGCGGACATGTGATGCAGATTCTCGAGACGTTCCTGCAACAGGGCTGGCAAATAACCTTTGCCAGCCCGGCGGGCGTTGGCGAACATCCGGCCGATCTTGCCGAACTGGGCATTCGCACTGTTCCGATCGAATTGAACAACAGCAGCTTCGATGTCTTCGTCAGCGAGCTGGCACCGGATATCGTGCTGTTCGACCAGTTCATGATCGAAGAACAATTCGGCTGGCGCGTGGAAAAACATTGTCCCAATGCGCTGCGCGTACTGGAAACATCGGATTTGCAGAGTTTGCGGCACGCTCGCCATCAGCGCTTGAAAGATCGGCTGAAGGCCAGCGATGACGCGAATGACTTCCATGAATTGTTCGCGCCTGCGCTGCGTGAAGAGTTCGAACTGATGGCAGACACCGACCTGGCCAAACGCGAGATTGCCGCGCTCTACCGCTGCGATCTGAACCTGATGATTTCACAGGTGGAAATCGAGTTGCTGGTGCAGCAGTTCAAGCTTCCGCCCGAGTTGCTGCACTGGTGCCCGTTGATGGTCAAACCGTCCAGCGCTCCGGCAAAGCCTTTCGAGAAGCGCGCGCATTTCCTCAGTATCGGCAATTTCCGCCACGCACCGAACTGGGACGCGGTTTTATGGATGAAATCGGCCGTCTGGCCGCTGATCCGTGAACAATTGCCGAAAGCACAATTGCACATCTACGGCGCCTACACGCCGCCCAAGGCAGCAGCCTTGCACAATGCCGCGCAGGGTTTTCACATCATGAACTGGGCGGAGGATGCGTTGCAGGTGATGTCCGATGCGCGCATCTGCCTGGCGCCCTTGCGTTTCGGCGCCGGGATCAAGGGCAAACTGATCGACGCCATGCTCTGCGGCACGCCGAGTGTCACCACGCCGATCGGCGCTGAAGGCATGCACACTGACCAACCCTGGCCGGGCGCCATTTGTCGTACGGCGCAGGATCTGGCCAATGCCGCCGTTGAACTCTATCGCGACGAGGTCCGCTGGCAAGCGGCTCAGTCTCAGGGACAAGCACTGCTCAACGACGTTTACCCGCAAGCCATACATGGACCGGCGTTGATCAACAAGTTGCAGGAGTGTCGCCAAAACATTGCTCAACTAAGACGCCAAAACTTTATCGGCAGCATGCTGCGCCACCACTCACACAAAAGTACCCAATACATGGCGCAGTGGATTGAGGCAAAGAACCAGAACAAGTAA